From the Chloroflexus aurantiacus J-10-fl genome, one window contains:
- a CDS encoding YifB family Mg chelatase-like AAA ATPase has protein sequence MLAKVLSCAVIGLDGVLVAVEVDVLSGLPAFSVVGLGDAAVHESRERVRSAVRNSGMSFPMRRITANLAPADLRKAGPAYDLPIALGLLIATDQLIADVSDAVFIGELGLDGTLRHTDGILPMAAVARSHGISTIYVPAEDAAEAALIEGLRIFPIRSLRELIAHLSGERPLRPYTGTTGFTPAPPGGAVDFADVRGQEHVKRALEVAAAGGHNILMSGPPGAGKTMLARALHSILPPLSFAEALEVTKIYSVAGQLPRDTPLIRERPFCAPHHTVSTAGLVGGGSRVRPGMISLAHRGILFLDELPEFGNRLEVLRQPLEDRIVTLSRAHGSITYPAAFMLVAAQNPCPCGWHGDPERTCTCSPALVSRYQRRVSGPLLDRIDIHVEAPRVKYDKLSSLAPGEPSAVVRERVIAARQRQIERLNGHPRCRSNADLGPAEIRTFCALDQAGQSLLKSAVQRLNLSARSYHRILRLARTIADLAGAEQIAAVHVAEAIQYRPRQVE, from the coding sequence ATGCTTGCCAAAGTTCTGAGCTGTGCTGTTATTGGCCTGGATGGGGTCCTGGTTGCGGTCGAAGTTGACGTCCTGAGTGGTCTACCGGCATTCAGCGTTGTCGGGCTGGGTGACGCCGCCGTCCACGAGAGTCGCGAACGGGTACGTTCAGCCGTGCGCAATAGCGGGATGAGCTTTCCGATGCGCCGCATCACCGCCAATCTCGCTCCCGCCGATCTGCGCAAAGCCGGCCCGGCCTACGATCTCCCCATCGCACTGGGATTATTGATTGCCACTGATCAATTGATAGCCGATGTCAGTGATGCTGTCTTTATTGGTGAATTGGGGCTAGATGGCACGTTGCGCCATACCGACGGGATTTTGCCGATGGCAGCCGTAGCCCGTTCCCATGGCATTTCGACCATTTACGTACCGGCTGAAGACGCCGCAGAGGCCGCACTCATCGAGGGCTTACGCATCTTCCCGATACGTTCGTTACGAGAATTGATCGCCCATCTCAGTGGTGAACGGCCATTACGACCCTACACCGGCACCACCGGCTTTACCCCGGCCCCACCAGGCGGGGCAGTCGATTTTGCCGATGTTCGCGGGCAGGAACACGTTAAACGAGCGCTGGAAGTCGCAGCAGCGGGCGGACACAACATCCTGATGAGTGGGCCACCGGGCGCCGGCAAAACCATGCTGGCCAGAGCACTCCATTCCATTCTGCCACCGCTCAGCTTTGCCGAAGCATTGGAGGTCACCAAGATATACAGCGTCGCCGGACAACTTCCACGCGACACCCCCCTTATCCGCGAGCGCCCCTTCTGCGCACCACATCATACTGTTTCGACCGCCGGCCTGGTCGGCGGTGGGAGTCGGGTGCGACCGGGCATGATCTCGTTGGCCCATCGCGGCATCCTGTTCCTCGACGAACTACCCGAATTCGGCAATCGGCTGGAGGTCTTGCGCCAGCCCCTTGAGGATCGGATTGTCACCCTCAGCCGGGCGCATGGCAGCATCACCTATCCGGCGGCCTTCATGCTAGTCGCAGCGCAGAACCCCTGTCCCTGTGGCTGGCATGGCGACCCGGAACGCACCTGCACCTGCTCACCGGCGCTGGTCAGCCGGTACCAGCGCCGGGTCAGCGGGCCACTGCTGGATCGGATCGACATCCACGTTGAAGCGCCGCGGGTCAAATACGACAAACTGAGCAGCCTGGCCCCGGGAGAACCATCAGCAGTCGTGCGTGAGCGCGTCATTGCAGCGCGTCAACGTCAAATCGAACGCCTCAACGGCCATCCACGCTGCCGGAGCAATGCCGATCTCGGCCCTGCCGAAATTCGCACCTTCTGCGCCCTTGATCAGGCCGGGCAATCCCTGCTCAAATCGGCAGTCCAGCGGCTCAACCTCTCGGCACGCAGCTACCACCGCATCCTGCGCCTCGCCCGCACCATCGCCGATCTGGCCGGTGCAGAACAGATCGCCGCCGTGCATGTTGCCGAAGCGATTCAGTATCGTCCACGGCAGGTGGAGTAG
- a CDS encoding lipopolysaccharide biosynthesis protein, which translates to MTSPKLIAIKHHLHHVTSPAMLILIRGFVAVAAGSLLGRILSAVAGILLVRYFEGPALYGQYATLVTTLTLISNLLGLGFDTWLLREGGRDPSLLSFNARRLLVLKFGAASILIGALVVAWNQTDLSWLIIVGMLGIIAESYLNTGYVMFHALSRNGLVAVLQSLDALLVVVLILLLMNWPPQVATLVVGQSIVSGTVLIIAAILLANHWRGAWRPLRLGQLIRSAGFFVLADVLANIYSQAQIAILALFTSDVDVGIFRSAINLITMSFLVPMAMFNVSLPLLSRQNIERRQRYHIIFGIFGLATCYGIIALFGFWWFGADLLRLFYGNKYEAVVPLLTPLSLVPLFKSLSFVAVAIMLALSAQRLRVVMQSIVVILSLLLGLIIIPSFGVTGATATYIVVELALCVFYWIGALYTLHKTRI; encoded by the coding sequence ATGACATCACCTAAACTTATTGCGATCAAACACCACTTACACCATGTCACCTCACCAGCAATGCTCATCCTCATTCGAGGTTTTGTAGCGGTAGCTGCTGGCTCACTTCTGGGAAGGATACTCAGCGCAGTTGCCGGTATTTTACTCGTTCGTTATTTTGAGGGGCCGGCCTTGTATGGCCAATATGCGACACTAGTTACCACTCTGACCTTGATATCAAACCTGCTGGGGCTTGGGTTTGACACGTGGTTACTCCGCGAAGGTGGTCGAGACCCCAGCCTGTTGTCGTTCAATGCTCGCCGCCTGCTAGTCCTGAAATTCGGTGCAGCCAGCATCCTTATAGGGGCATTAGTAGTGGCCTGGAACCAGACGGATCTGAGTTGGCTCATCATCGTCGGCATGCTTGGCATCATTGCCGAGAGCTACCTTAATACCGGTTACGTAATGTTCCATGCACTCAGTCGAAATGGGCTGGTCGCTGTTTTACAGAGTCTCGACGCCTTGCTGGTAGTGGTGCTGATACTCCTGTTGATGAACTGGCCACCCCAGGTAGCGACACTGGTTGTCGGCCAGAGCATTGTAAGTGGTACTGTCCTGATAATTGCGGCAATATTACTGGCCAACCACTGGCGTGGAGCATGGCGGCCTCTACGATTGGGGCAGTTGATACGGAGTGCCGGTTTTTTTGTTTTAGCCGATGTACTGGCAAATATCTATTCTCAGGCTCAAATCGCCATTCTGGCATTGTTTACCAGTGATGTAGATGTTGGTATATTTCGCTCTGCGATCAATCTCATCACTATGAGTTTTCTGGTACCTATGGCAATGTTCAATGTAAGCCTACCTCTATTGAGTCGCCAAAACATTGAACGACGACAGAGGTATCATATAATTTTCGGCATATTTGGTTTAGCTACCTGTTATGGAATCATTGCCTTGTTCGGTTTTTGGTGGTTTGGCGCTGACCTGCTCCGCCTCTTCTACGGCAATAAATACGAGGCAGTGGTTCCTTTGCTGACACCACTTAGCCTGGTACCGCTCTTCAAATCCCTCAGTTTCGTTGCAGTTGCCATTATGCTGGCACTAAGTGCGCAACGCTTGCGCGTTGTTATGCAGAGTATCGTTGTCATCCTCAGCCTGTTGTTAGGTCTGATCATCATCCCCTCCTTCGGTGTCACGGGTGCAACTGCAACGTATATCGTGGTTGAGCTAGCACTTTGTGTGTTCTATTGGATCGGCGCACTCTACACACTGCACAAGACACGCATATGA